The Cydia splendana chromosome 8, ilCydSple1.2, whole genome shotgun sequence genome contains a region encoding:
- the LOC134793015 gene encoding SH3 domain-binding protein 5 homolog isoform X2 codes for MEESSFTIPADDNGDTELDPRIQVELEKLNAATDEINKLELELDESMKTFHLLLNETSRRLQGLTKRLGTCVDKSRPYHEAVAAAATARTECQKAAVQFQRASELHAAAKETVTLAEQRFVSKQDEWQFDSNWQEVLNHAIIKVMDAEKRKAESGREHQKKAAAFIIAEKKVAQLEENLKRNIIKSRLYFEEKKLCDEQLQTQNKKIEKLQRLIADAKCRYSKSLKALEEISEEIHRRRGEYTGKEIPVGPREPGVGAERDPIHDEVKLEEETDGVEKDEESSLQELRMRVRELALKPIDRTDVETDEAWALELNETINKLDQLLMMKENNQQKRSKFTASSPRNASAPSTSTNSAFKYSQPPSDSWKNETNLTRVKSRSREVMYDHNPIPISKTEKSKSMMSLDVLALARDTNIMDRESYLKAVIEDKSPTGTYTESNSDRNDSPDEILMVECDSSDSTQNPVIRMTSSTVTDSDNS; via the exons GAGTCTATGAAAACCTTCCACCTGCTCCTGAACGAGACGTCCCGACGACTCCAGGGGCTGACCAAACGGCTTGGGACTTGCGTGGACAAGTCCAGGCCCTACCACGAGGCTGTGGCTGCCGCTGCAACAGCGAGAACAGAGTGCCAGAAGGCTGCTGTGCAGTTCCAAAGAGCTAGTG agctCCACGCAGCAGCTAAAGAGACAGTGACATTAGCCGAGCAGCGTTTCGTGAGCAAGCAGGATGAGTGGCAGTTCGACAGCAACTGGCAGGAGGTGCTCAACCACGCCATCATCAAG GTCATGGATGCAGAGAAAAGAAAAGCGGAAAGCGGCCGCGAGCACCAAAAGAAAGCCGCTGCCTTCATCATAGCCGAGAAGAAGGTGGCACAGCTGGAAGAAAACTTGAAACGCAACATCATCAAGTCTCGCCTCTACTTCGAAGAGAAGAAACTATGCGACGAGCAGCTCCAAACACAGAACAAAAAGATTGAGAAACTCCAACGCCTGATAGCGGATGCCAAATGCAGGTACTCAAAATCCCTTAAAGCATTAGAGGAAATATCCGAAGAAATTCATAGAAGAAGAGGCGAGTATACTGGAAAAGAAATCCCTGTAGGTCCACGGGAGCCAGGAGTAGGGGCGGAAAGAGATCCGATACATGATGAAGTTAAACTTGAAGAGGAAACTGATGGAGTAGAAAAGGACGAGGAATCTAGTCTCCAAGAACTGAGAATGCGTGTGAGGGAGCTAGCACTTAAACCTATCGATAGAACTGATGTGGAAACAGATGAGGCTTGGGCGTTAGAGCTTAATGAAACTATCAATAAACTCGACCAGCTGCTAATGATGAAGGAAAATAACCAACAGAAAAGATCCAAATTCACAGCCAGTTCCCCGAGAAACGCTAGCGCTCCGTCTACAAGCACGAATTCAGCTTTCAAATACAGTCAACCACCCAGCGATTCTTGGAAAAATGAGACTAATTTAACCCGCGTCAAATCTAGGAGTCGCGAAGTCATGTATGATCATAACCCTATACCTATAAGCAAGACGGAGAAATCTAAAAGCATGATGTCTTTAGATGTCTTGGCTTTAGCTCGAGATACAAATATTATGGACAGGGAGTCCTACTTAAAAGCGGTTATTGAAGATAAGAGTCCAACTGGCACATATACTGAAAGTAATTCGGATAGGAACGATAGTCCAGATGAGATTTTAATGGTCGAATGCGACTCAAGCGACTCTACGCAGAACCCAGTCATAAGGATGACCAGTTCTACTGTCACTGACAGCGATAATAGTTAA